From the genome of Deltaproteobacteria bacterium:
GATTCTAAGGTTTCAAGGCTTGAGGAAAAACCTTCGCGCCCCAAGACGGATCTCGCACTTGTTGGAGTTTACATGTTTGATAAACATATACATGATGCGGTTAGAGCAATAAAGCCTTCAAAAAGGGGCGAACTCGAGATAACGGATGCGATTCAGTGGCTTATAGATAATGGATATAATGTCTTACCTCATATAGTAAAAGGCTGGTGGAAGGATACCGGTAAACTCGAAGACCTGCTTGAGGCAAATAGAATGATGCTTGATATGCTTGAATTGAACATAATGGGTGATATCGATGAGCATTCAAAGGTGGAATTTAAAGTGGTTGTTGAAGAAGGTGCGATTGTAGAGCACTCAACAATCAGAGGTCCTTCAATCATAGGCAGGGATGCAAGAATATTGAACTCTTATATAGGTCCTTTTTCATCAATATCTTCGGGTGCGAGGGTTATAAACAGTGAGATAGAACACAGCATAATCCTTGAAAACAGTATCATAGAGGATGTTGATACAAAGATAGAGGATAGTCTGGTCGGCAGGAATGTTGAGGTTAGGAGAAGCACTGAAAAGCCGAAGGTTTATAGGCTATTGCTTGGAGATAACAGTAAGGTGGGATTAATATGATAGATGGTGTAAAAATAAAAAAATTAAAAGTTATCCCGGATGAAAGGGGTAAGTTAATGGAGATCTTGAGGAGCGACGAAGAGATATTCAAAAAGTTCGGCCAGGTTTATATGACAACGGCATATCCTGGCGTAGTGAAGGCATGGCATTATCATAAACATCAAACAGATAACATGGCAGTGGTTAAAGGCATGATGAAGATTGTACTTTATGACGAGAGAGAAGATTCAAAAACAAAGGGTGAGGTAAATGAATTTTTTGTAGGGGAACACAACCCTATACTTGTTGTGATCCCGGAAATGGTCTATCACGGCTTTAAATGTATAAGCGAGGATACGGCTATAGTTATAAATATACCTACAGCAGTATACAATTATACCCAGCCTGATGAGTACAGACTTGATCCTCATAAAAACAATATTCCTTATGACTGGTCAAGAAAGGATGGTTAATGCGGCTTCTTGTTACAGGCGGAGCGGGCTTTATAGGCTCTAATTTTATCAGGTATATCCTTGAAAAACATCCCGGTTATGACGTTGTAAATCTTGATCTCCTAACCTATGCGGGTAACCTTGAAAACCTTGATGAGGTAGCTTCCAATCCACATTATACCTTTATAAAAGGGGATATCTTGGATGCCTCTCTTATAAAAGGTATAATGGATAAAGGTATCGATGCCGTTGTAAACTTTGCAGCAGAATCACATGTGGACAGAAGTATACTTGAACCTGCCGCATTTATAAAAACAAATATCCTGGGCACCCATGTTTTACTTGATGCGGCAAGAGAGAGGCGTATATCAAGATTTATTCAAATCTCGACAGATGAGGTGTACGGTGCGTTAGGACCAACGGGCAGATTTACAGAAACAACGCCGGTTCATCCAAACAGCCCGTACTCGGCGAGTAAAGCGTCTGCAGATCTTATTACACTTTCATACTCCAGAACATTCAATCTGCCAGTGATCATAACGAGAACATCAAACAACTATGGTCCGAATCAGTTTCCAGAAAAGCTTTTACCCCTTGCAATCACAAATGTGATTGAGAATAAACCCGTTCCAATATATGGAGATGGTCTGCATGTAAGGGATTGGATATTTGTAACGGATAATGCCTCAGCAATAGATACGGTTCTTCATAAAGGTAAGGACGGAGAGATCTACAATATTGGTGCTGATTCTGAAAGTACGAACGTGGATATTATAAAACAGGTACTTAAGATAATGAATAAGCCCGAATCCCTAATAGTTTATATAAAAGACAGGCCAGGGCATGATCGCAGATATGCGATAGATTCGGCAAAGATAAGGAATGAGCTTGGCTGGAAGCCATCCCATTCTCTTGAGGAGTATTTAAAATACACAGTGAATTGGTATTTAACAAATGAAAAATGGTGGCATAGGGTCAAATCCGGAGAGTATATTAAGTATTACGAAACAAATTACAGCTCAAAAGGCATGAAGATATAAAAAACATATGTCAGTTCAAAAGGTCATTATTACAGGTGCAAACGGTATGCTTGCTTATGCACTCAAAGAGACAATCGGTTCAAACTTTGATTTGATAGCATTAACAGAAAAAGAACTTGATATAACCAATAGCGAAGACGTGCTGTATACAATGAGGGATATAAGACCGGATGTGCTTGTTAATGCCGCTGCCTATACTTACGTAGATAAAGCGGAACAGGAGCAAACGCTTGCCAGACTCATAAATGGCACCGCCGTTGGATACATTGCAAAGGCGTGTAATATAACGAACACACGGGTTATCCATATAAGTTCCGATTACATATTTGATGGAGAAAAGGAAGGACATTACACGGAGTACGATGAGCCGAATCCGATGAGTATTTACGGCATCTCAAAACTTATCGGTGAACAGGAGCTTACCAAACACACGGATAACTATGTGATAATCAGAAGTCAATGGTTGTACGGGGATCACGGCAGTAATTTTGCAGAAACGATCATCTCACTTGCAGAAAAAAAAGATGAATTAAAGGTTGTTGATGATCAATACGGCAGTCCGACTTATACAATGGATCTTGCTAAGGCCATAAAATTGATCATACAAAGGAATGATATAAAAAAGGATATTTTTAATTTTTCTAATGAAGGCGTTGTTTCATGGTTTGGTTTTGCAAAGGATATTTTTAGGCTTA
Proteins encoded in this window:
- a CDS encoding dTDP-4-dehydrorhamnose 3,5-epimerase family protein; translation: MIDGVKIKKLKVIPDERGKLMEILRSDEEIFKKFGQVYMTTAYPGVVKAWHYHKHQTDNMAVVKGMMKIVLYDEREDSKTKGEVNEFFVGEHNPILVVIPEMVYHGFKCISEDTAIVINIPTAVYNYTQPDEYRLDPHKNNIPYDWSRKDG
- the rfbD gene encoding dTDP-4-dehydrorhamnose reductase, yielding MSVQKVIITGANGMLAYALKETIGSNFDLIALTEKELDITNSEDVLYTMRDIRPDVLVNAAAYTYVDKAEQEQTLARLINGTAVGYIAKACNITNTRVIHISSDYIFDGEKEGHYTEYDEPNPMSIYGISKLIGEQELTKHTDNYVIIRSQWLYGDHGSNFAETIISLAEKKDELKVVDDQYGSPTYTMDLAKAIKLIIQRNDIKKDIFNFSNEGVVSWFGFAKDIFRLMGVEIKLIPVDSSAYPRPAKRPHNSALDKTKIKNALGLDIRPWYDALYEYMKKTGRI
- a CDS encoding glucose-1-phosphate thymidylyltransferase; its protein translation is MKALILSGGKGTRLRPITHTGAKQLIPVANKPILFYGIESIKDADITEIGIVVGDTSQEISDAVGDGSKFGVSVTYIKQDAPLGLAHAVLISKEFLKDDEFVMYLGDNLIKDGITNLVEQFKKEKPNSQILLAHVKNPNQFGVAELVDSKVSRLEEKPSRPKTDLALVGVYMFDKHIHDAVRAIKPSKRGELEITDAIQWLIDNGYNVLPHIVKGWWKDTGKLEDLLEANRMMLDMLELNIMGDIDEHSKVEFKVVVEEGAIVEHSTIRGPSIIGRDARILNSYIGPFSSISSGARVINSEIEHSIILENSIIEDVDTKIEDSLVGRNVEVRRSTEKPKVYRLLLGDNSKVGLI
- the rfbB gene encoding dTDP-glucose 4,6-dehydratase gives rise to the protein MRLLVTGGAGFIGSNFIRYILEKHPGYDVVNLDLLTYAGNLENLDEVASNPHYTFIKGDILDASLIKGIMDKGIDAVVNFAAESHVDRSILEPAAFIKTNILGTHVLLDAARERRISRFIQISTDEVYGALGPTGRFTETTPVHPNSPYSASKASADLITLSYSRTFNLPVIITRTSNNYGPNQFPEKLLPLAITNVIENKPVPIYGDGLHVRDWIFVTDNASAIDTVLHKGKDGEIYNIGADSESTNVDIIKQVLKIMNKPESLIVYIKDRPGHDRRYAIDSAKIRNELGWKPSHSLEEYLKYTVNWYLTNEKWWHRVKSGEYIKYYETNYSSKGMKI